One Formosa agariphila KMM 3901 genomic window, TTACTAATTTATGAACCTGATTGATTAATTGATCAATATCAGATTCATCTATAACGGTTTCCGAATTTGGTCGCGTTATATAATCACTATGTTGTAAACTACGAATATGTTGCCCTGCAATTCCAACAGTTACACCTTCAATTTTATGTCCTGCAGAAGCTTCTGCCTCTTGCACGGCTTGTTGAATAGATTGAATGGTTTGCGTTATGTTACTAACAACACCACGATGCACACCCAAACTTTTGGAGCGTCCTATTCCTAAAATCTCTAATTTTCCGTAATCGTTTTTACGACCAATCATGGCCACAATTTTTGTGGTTCCAATATCTAATCCAACTGCTATATTATGTTCCATAGTTTAGTTTTTGGTGCACACCACTTGGTTATCGAATTGCAAATTAATTTTATCATAATCTTTAAGCGAATTCTCTTCTAGAGCTTTCTTATAAAATACTTTTAGATTATTAATCTTTTTATCTAATTGAGTTAAATCTCCTAAATACACATTAAAGCGGTGTTGTCTTAACTTCAATGAAATTTTTTGAGTTTCATCTTGATGAATTTCCACCACATGTTTCTTTAGAAACGTATCATTATAAACTTTCTGAGCGATTATAAAAACATTACTCAAATTATTTTTTTCAATATGTCCCACAACAAAAGGTACTCTTGCCGTATGATTAGTCGACAAGGGCATATAGCCACCTCTATCATCTAGATAATACGAGGTTGTATCTTGAATACGTGCTATCGGCAACTTTTGTTCGATATCGGCTGTTAACGAGCCGTTTACATCTACATAAACTTGTGCTGATTTAATTAATGGGTTCGAATTCAGGGCAAATTCTAGCGTATTCAAATCTAAAGTTTCTTTGGTCATTTCTGAAACCTCTTTCTCTTTTTGTATTAACAAGTTACTAACATTTTCTTGCGTAATATATAAATTATTATCGCCCATAAAATGAATTATTGGCTCAGATATTTTACGCTGAGAATTTCTTGCAGATGCAAAGGCAAACAAAAATAAAACAATCCCTGATAAAACTATAAGTTTTACATAACCCCAATGTATTTTACTCATCTTGTAATGCGGTTTTTATATGTTCAACTTCTACTCCAATATCACCTGCTCCCATTGTAACAATTACAGATGCATCACTCGCTTTAATTTTTGATATAAGATTTGATTTTGACACCAATTCCTTATTTTCAGTTTTAATTTTATCTAACAACCAGGCAGATGTTACGCCTTCAATTGGTAACTCTCGAGCCGGATAAATATCTAATAATAACACAGCATCAAACTGCGATAAACTTTTAGCAAATTCATCTATAAAATCACGTGTTCTACTAAACAAATGAGGCTGAAATACCGCTAACACACTTTTTCCTGGATACATCTCTGTAACCGCTTGATACACGGCATTTATTTCTTCCGGATGATGTGCATAATCGTCTATAAAAACCAAATCGTCTGACTTAATATGATAAGTAAAACGTCTTTTAACCCCTTTATATAATGCTAAAGCCTCGGCGAGCTGCGGGTGAGGGCACCCATATTCTACAGCCATCGCCAAGGCAATTAGAGCATTAGACAAATTATGTCTACCAGGCAGGTTAAATTGAATATCTTTAACAACAGCTGTTGGTGTTTTTACATTAAACACGTAACCTCCGTTTTCTATTTTAATATTTTGTGCAGTATAATCAGAGTCATCTTCTATACCGTATGTTATACCTTCAATTGGCAATCCGTTTTTAACAAACAACTTACCTCCTTTTTTTACACGCTTTGAAAACTCTATAAACGAATCCTTCAGCGCTTCTGCTTCTCCATAAATATCTAAATGATCTGCATCCATAGATGTTATACAAGCAATATCTGGAGATAACGTTAAAAACGAACGATCAAACTCGTCGGCTTCTACCACAGAAACTTCTGTGCCTTTAGATATATAATTAGAATTATAATTTTCACTTATACCACCTAAAAACCCAGTCATTGGCACTTGGCATTCGTATAACAAATGCGCCAAAATACTTGAGGTTGTTGTTTTACCATGCGTACCCGCTACAGCCAAACAAAACGTATTTTCTGTAACCAATCCTAAAATTTCAGAACGTTTTAACACACTGAAACTTTTATTGTTTTTAAAATACACCAATTCCATATTATCTTTCGGAATCGCCGGTGTATACACCACTAAAGTTGTATCGTAATTAAAAAATGAATTCGGAATATTTGCAACAGAATCACTAAAATGAATCTCAATACCTAACGCATCTAAAGCACGCGTAACATCGCTAGGGGTTTTATCATACCCAGCAACACGCTTGTTATTAGCTTTGAAATATCGTGCTAAAGCACTCATCCCAATTCCGCCAATACCAATAAAATAAACGTTATCTATAGTGTTTAAATTCATTTAGCTTTTTAATAATTTTTCTACTTCGTCTACGATATCTTTTGTCGCATTTACCAATGCTAATTTTTTTATATTTTCACTTAAAATGTTCTGTTTTTCTTTAGATTCAATTAACTGAGAAAACTTATTTTCAAAATCGACATCTAAATCGCTTTCCTGTATTAACAATGCTGCATTTTCTTTTACAATAGCCATCG contains:
- a CDS encoding cell division protein FtsQ/DivIB, with protein sequence MSKIHWGYVKLIVLSGIVLFLFAFASARNSQRKISEPIIHFMGDNNLYITQENVSNLLIQKEKEVSEMTKETLDLNTLEFALNSNPLIKSAQVYVDVNGSLTADIEQKLPIARIQDTTSYYLDDRGGYMPLSTNHTARVPFVVGHIEKNNLSNVFIIAQKVYNDTFLKKHVVEIHQDETQKISLKLRQHRFNVYLGDLTQLDKKINNLKVFYKKALEENSLKDYDKINLQFDNQVVCTKN
- the murC gene encoding UDP-N-acetylmuramate--L-alanine ligase, whose amino-acid sequence is MNLNTIDNVYFIGIGGIGMSALARYFKANNKRVAGYDKTPSDVTRALDALGIEIHFSDSVANIPNSFFNYDTTLVVYTPAIPKDNMELVYFKNNKSFSVLKRSEILGLVTENTFCLAVAGTHGKTTTSSILAHLLYECQVPMTGFLGGISENYNSNYISKGTEVSVVEADEFDRSFLTLSPDIACITSMDADHLDIYGEAEALKDSFIEFSKRVKKGGKLFVKNGLPIEGITYGIEDDSDYTAQNIKIENGGYVFNVKTPTAVVKDIQFNLPGRHNLSNALIALAMAVEYGCPHPQLAEALALYKGVKRRFTYHIKSDDLVFIDDYAHHPEEINAVYQAVTEMYPGKSVLAVFQPHLFSRTRDFIDEFAKSLSQFDAVLLLDIYPARELPIEGVTSAWLLDKIKTENKELVSKSNLISKIKASDASVIVTMGAGDIGVEVEHIKTALQDE